One segment of Pandoraea pnomenusa DNA contains the following:
- the paaD gene encoding 1,2-phenylacetyl-CoA epoxidase subunit PaaD: protein MTLPLTPPVAPDVLTPASEASLALAWQTLESVPDPEIPVVSIRELGILRDVRVVTNDAGDTAFEIVITPTYSGCPAMQQIAEDIEAAMTRAGLGPWRITTVLAPAWTTDWISPAAREKLRGYGIAPPTGAHAVAADAPRKITFYGRPKDGVPCPHCGSHDTEVVSAFGSTACKAHYRCRACREPFDYFKPY from the coding sequence ATGACCCTGCCGCTTACGCCCCCCGTTGCGCCCGACGTGCTGACGCCGGCATCGGAAGCGTCGCTGGCGCTCGCATGGCAAACGCTCGAATCGGTGCCCGACCCGGAGATCCCGGTCGTGTCGATTCGGGAACTCGGCATTCTGCGCGATGTGCGCGTCGTGACCAACGACGCCGGCGACACGGCCTTCGAGATCGTGATCACGCCCACCTACTCGGGATGCCCGGCGATGCAGCAGATCGCCGAGGACATCGAGGCGGCCATGACGCGCGCGGGTCTCGGCCCGTGGCGCATCACGACCGTGCTCGCCCCCGCATGGACGACGGACTGGATCAGCCCCGCAGCGCGCGAAAAACTGCGCGGCTACGGCATCGCTCCCCCCACGGGGGCGCATGCGGTGGCCGCGGACGCCCCGCGCAAGATCACGTTCTACGGCCGACCGAAAGACGGTGTGCCGTGCCCCCACTGCGGGTCGCACGACACGGAAGTGGTCTCGGCCTTCGGCTCGACCGCCTGCAAGGCACATTACCGTTGCCGCGCTTGCCGGGAGCCGTTCGACTACTTCAAGCCCTACTGA
- a CDS encoding TetR/AcrR family transcriptional regulator encodes MARTKAPDHESQREQILDVAAEAFARASYPSTSMSELAAACGTSKARLYHYYASKDAILFDLLERYTKRLMLIVTEVEALGQRRGLSERDTFHELIRAFLDEYETSQTRHIALLNDVKFLNDEQREIVLNRQRDVVAAFARQLARAFPDRVARHNQTALTMMLFGMINWTFTWLKPGGRMRYRDFANEVIAVLEHGLATPLPDGIEAAIPAAVLPTRT; translated from the coding sequence ATGGCACGTACCAAAGCGCCCGATCACGAATCGCAGCGCGAACAGATTCTCGATGTCGCGGCCGAGGCGTTCGCCCGCGCGAGCTACCCGAGCACCTCGATGTCCGAGTTGGCCGCCGCGTGCGGCACGTCGAAGGCCCGCCTCTATCATTACTACGCGAGCAAGGACGCCATTCTGTTCGATCTGCTCGAGCGCTACACCAAGCGGCTGATGCTCATCGTCACCGAGGTCGAGGCGCTCGGCCAGCGCCGCGGTCTCTCCGAGCGCGACACGTTCCATGAGCTGATTCGCGCTTTCCTCGATGAGTACGAAACGTCGCAGACGCGGCACATCGCGCTGCTCAACGACGTGAAGTTCCTCAACGACGAGCAACGGGAGATCGTGCTGAACCGGCAACGCGATGTGGTGGCCGCCTTCGCACGCCAGCTCGCGCGAGCGTTCCCCGATCGGGTGGCCAGGCACAACCAGACGGCGCTCACGATGATGCTGTTCGGCATGATCAACTGGACGTTCACATGGCTCAAGCCGGGTGGACGCATGCGTTACCGCGATTTCGCCAACGAAGTCATCGCCGTGCTCGAGCACGGTCTCGCCACTCCGCTGCCGGATGGCATCGAGGCCGCCATTCCTGCTGCCGTGCTGCCCACGAGAACGTGA
- a CDS encoding Lrp/AsnC family transcriptional regulator — protein MSKLELDKIDRRILALLQGNGRLSNLEIAEQVRLSPSPCLRRIRRLEEAGVIRGYVALLEPTRLGLGLLAYVNVRLDKRHPGDGQGGSVIEHFRNVVDSWTEVVGCYAMAGDMDYLLRVHVRDMAHFSRFMQTNLLVHPSVVDVKTSFVLDQLKETTALPLP, from the coding sequence GTGTCAAAATTGGAACTCGACAAGATCGATCGCCGAATTCTGGCCTTGCTGCAAGGCAATGGCCGGCTATCCAATCTCGAGATCGCCGAACAGGTCCGCCTGTCGCCGAGCCCATGCCTGAGGCGCATTCGCCGGCTCGAGGAAGCCGGCGTCATTCGCGGGTATGTCGCGCTGCTCGAGCCCACGCGTCTCGGCCTTGGGCTGCTCGCCTACGTGAACGTGCGCCTGGACAAGCGGCATCCGGGCGACGGGCAGGGAGGGTCGGTGATCGAGCACTTCCGCAACGTGGTCGATTCCTGGACCGAAGTCGTCGGCTGTTATGCGATGGCGGGCGACATGGATTATCTGCTGCGCGTGCATGTGCGGGACATGGCGCACTTTTCCCGCTTCATGCAGACGAATCTGCTTGTGCACCCGAGCGTGGTCGACGTAAAGACGAGCTTCGTGCTCGACCAGCTCAAGGAAACGACAGCGCTGCCGCTACCGTGA
- a CDS encoding DUF1835 domain-containing protein yields MNTIHVVCGDIAAQQLRAAMALAHRADPVLVLRDDLAVGPLREIDENERQRAAFWQRVMPSANRDYASELREELASLQRLAEGGPTESAVVCWHGDSASDQLVLRRVSFMLRNTPARLNEIVLRSADLSGPGTAQGPERRTSVGMYAPDVLAERFARIAPISLLRIGRLSLEWRALKQVNTQVRRWVHNTFEGATFAEIDDQLLTLAPVAWTPMAAFLGETMPRIEGFFATDSFLLWRCRELGAAGRLALRGDTTAAAACDLRLE; encoded by the coding sequence ATGAATACCATCCATGTCGTCTGTGGCGATATTGCCGCGCAGCAGTTGCGCGCGGCAATGGCGCTGGCGCACCGCGCCGACCCCGTGCTTGTCCTGCGAGACGACCTGGCCGTCGGTCCGTTGCGCGAGATCGACGAGAACGAGCGTCAGCGCGCGGCGTTCTGGCAGCGGGTGATGCCGTCGGCGAACCGGGATTACGCCAGCGAGTTGCGCGAGGAACTGGCGTCGCTGCAGCGCCTGGCCGAAGGCGGCCCCACGGAAAGTGCCGTGGTGTGCTGGCATGGCGACAGTGCGTCGGATCAGCTTGTGCTTCGCCGCGTATCGTTCATGCTGCGAAACACGCCCGCCCGACTCAACGAAATCGTGCTGCGCAGTGCCGATCTGAGCGGCCCGGGCACGGCGCAAGGCCCTGAGCGGCGCACCAGCGTGGGCATGTACGCCCCGGACGTGCTCGCCGAACGGTTCGCGCGCATCGCCCCGATCTCGCTGCTGCGCATCGGCCGCCTTTCGCTCGAATGGCGCGCGCTCAAGCAGGTGAATACGCAAGTGCGTCGCTGGGTGCACAACACATTCGAGGGCGCAACGTTCGCCGAGATCGACGATCAGTTGCTGACCCTGGCGCCCGTTGCCTGGACCCCGATGGCGGCCTTTCTCGGCGAGACCATGCCCCGCATCGAAGGTTTTTTTGCGACCGACAGTTTTCTGCTGTGGCGCTGCCGCGAGCTCGGTGCGGCAGGCCGGCTCGCATTGCGCGGCGACACGACAGCTGCCGCCGCGTGCGATCTACGACTGGAGTAA
- the paaE gene encoding 1,2-phenylacetyl-CoA epoxidase subunit PaaE — protein sequence MTTPQFHSLTIREIRPETADAISIAFTVPEALRDAYRFTQGQFLTLKTEIDGEEARRSYSICVGVPDYEATGELRVGIKRVPGGKFSNFANDQLKPGQQIDVMTPDGRFFTRLSAEQAKHYVGFAGGSGITPMLALIKTTLATEPNSQFTLVYGNRSVPAIMFAEALEDLKNTYLGRLRLYHVLSDEAQEVELFNGLLDQDKCAAFLETLISPSSIDEAFICGPGPMMDAAEAALAAAGVAKEKIHVERFGVPSPQAGVKPVVITDDTPMAELVVVMDGKERRLRQPYEGQSILDTGLAAGLSLPYACKGGVCCTCRAKVLEGEVAMDKNYTLEDYEVEQGFVLTCQARPLTERVVVSYDER from the coding sequence ATGACGACACCGCAATTCCATTCGCTGACCATTCGCGAAATCCGTCCCGAGACCGCCGACGCCATCTCCATCGCCTTCACGGTGCCCGAGGCGCTGCGCGACGCGTATCGCTTCACGCAAGGCCAGTTCCTCACGCTCAAGACCGAGATCGACGGCGAAGAAGCCCGTCGTTCCTACTCAATCTGCGTTGGCGTGCCCGACTACGAGGCCACGGGCGAGCTGCGGGTGGGCATCAAACGCGTGCCGGGCGGCAAGTTTTCGAACTTCGCCAACGATCAACTGAAGCCGGGCCAGCAAATCGACGTGATGACGCCGGACGGCCGCTTCTTCACCCGTTTGTCGGCCGAGCAGGCCAAGCATTACGTGGGCTTCGCCGGCGGGTCTGGCATCACGCCGATGCTCGCGCTCATCAAGACCACGCTGGCCACCGAGCCGAACAGCCAGTTCACGCTGGTCTACGGCAACCGCTCGGTACCCGCGATCATGTTCGCCGAAGCCCTCGAGGATCTGAAGAACACGTATCTCGGCCGTCTGCGCCTGTATCACGTGCTCTCGGACGAAGCACAGGAAGTCGAGTTGTTCAACGGCCTGCTGGATCAGGACAAGTGCGCCGCTTTCCTCGAGACGCTCATTTCACCGTCGAGCATCGATGAAGCCTTCATTTGCGGTCCGGGGCCGATGATGGACGCCGCCGAGGCCGCGCTGGCCGCCGCGGGCGTTGCCAAGGAAAAGATCCATGTCGAACGCTTCGGCGTGCCCTCGCCCCAAGCCGGCGTGAAGCCGGTCGTGATCACCGACGATACGCCGATGGCCGAGCTGGTCGTGGTGATGGACGGCAAGGAGCGTCGTCTGCGCCAGCCGTACGAGGGCCAGAGCATCCTCGATACCGGCCTGGCCGCCGGCCTGTCGCTGCCGTACGCCTGCAAGGGCGGCGTGTGCTGCACGTGCCGCGCCAAGGTGCTCGAAGGCGAAGTCGCCATGGACAAGAACTACACGCTGGAAGACTACGAAGTCGAGCAAGGCTTCGTGCTGACGTGCCAGGCCCGCCCGCTCACCGAGCGCGTCGTGGTCAGCTACGACGAGCGCTGA
- the paaC gene encoding 1,2-phenylacetyl-CoA epoxidase subunit PaaC, whose product MKPTQEHLSYLLRLADNALILGQRNAEWCGHGPVLEEDIALTNLSLDLIGQARMLYQHAAKVEAELTGIAKQEDDYAFWRDEFAFRNWTLVELPHYGPTAGTTAAERDYAVTIVRNFLYSALMVEVWQALAGSNDAELAAIAAKSVKEAHYHLHHARDWLVRFGDGTEESHRRAQDALDYLVPYMNEIFKRDPLEEAVAAAGTGVAMAELKDAWQTTVNDALAEATLSAPVDGAFESTGKFGRHSEHMSYLLGEMQGLARQHPGASW is encoded by the coding sequence ATGAAACCGACGCAGGAACACCTGTCCTACTTGCTGCGCCTCGCCGACAACGCGCTGATCCTCGGTCAGCGCAATGCGGAATGGTGCGGTCACGGCCCCGTGCTGGAAGAAGACATCGCGCTCACCAACCTGAGCCTCGATCTCATCGGTCAGGCACGCATGCTGTATCAGCACGCCGCCAAGGTCGAAGCGGAACTTACCGGCATCGCCAAGCAGGAGGACGACTACGCCTTCTGGCGCGATGAATTCGCCTTCCGCAACTGGACGCTCGTCGAGCTGCCCCATTACGGCCCGACGGCCGGCACGACCGCCGCCGAGCGCGACTACGCCGTGACCATCGTGCGCAACTTCCTCTACTCGGCCCTCATGGTCGAAGTGTGGCAAGCGCTCGCCGGTTCGAACGACGCCGAACTCGCCGCCATCGCCGCGAAGTCGGTCAAGGAAGCGCACTACCATCTGCATCACGCGCGCGACTGGCTCGTGCGCTTCGGCGATGGCACCGAGGAATCGCATCGCCGCGCGCAGGACGCGCTCGACTACCTCGTGCCGTACATGAACGAAATCTTCAAGCGCGACCCGCTCGAGGAAGCCGTGGCCGCCGCCGGTACCGGCGTGGCGATGGCCGAGCTCAAGGACGCCTGGCAAACCACGGTGAACGACGCGCTCGCCGAAGCCACGCTCAGCGCCCCGGTCGATGGTGCGTTCGAGAGCACGGGCAAGTTCGGCCGTCACTCCGAGCACATGAGCTACCTGCTCGGCGAGATGCAGGGACTGGCACGCCAGCACCCCGGCGCGAGCTGGTAA
- a CDS encoding GNAT family N-acetyltransferase yields MTAPNHTPDVARATVAANERSSVLIRELTSGDIHRLQRHFLALGEEDRLLRFGQAVSDDIITRYVASLDFARDSVFGVYDDHLALVAVAHVAQLPEGKNGRVAEFGVSVLESARGRGIGSRLFERAAIHCRNKRVDTLYMHCLSRNARMMRIAKKAGMQINFAYGEADGYLSLPPADTQSMLSEMMQEQVAAFDYAIKRQLRNVRRLFGALLPNQRAA; encoded by the coding sequence ATGACTGCCCCGAACCACACGCCCGACGTCGCACGCGCGACGGTTGCCGCCAACGAGCGGTCGAGCGTGCTGATTCGTGAATTGACGTCCGGCGATATTCACCGTCTCCAGCGCCATTTCCTGGCGCTCGGCGAAGAAGACCGCCTGCTGCGCTTCGGCCAGGCCGTCTCCGACGACATCATCACGCGCTACGTTGCCAGCCTCGACTTTGCTCGCGACAGTGTTTTCGGCGTCTACGACGACCATCTGGCGCTCGTTGCCGTGGCCCATGTTGCCCAGTTGCCGGAAGGCAAGAACGGTCGCGTCGCGGAGTTCGGCGTCTCGGTACTCGAATCCGCTCGCGGTCGCGGCATCGGCTCGCGACTTTTCGAGCGGGCTGCCATCCACTGCCGTAACAAGCGCGTCGACACGCTTTACATGCACTGCCTGTCGCGAAACGCCCGCATGATGCGTATCGCGAAAAAGGCCGGCATGCAGATCAATTTCGCGTACGGCGAAGCGGACGGCTACCTGAGCCTGCCGCCGGCCGACACGCAATCGATGCTCTCGGAGATGATGCAGGAACAAGTCGCCGCCTTCGACTACGCCATCAAGCGCCAGCTTCGCAATGTGCGTCGCCTGTTCGGCGCTCTGCTGCCGAATCAGCGCGCCGCCTGA